From a region of the Halorubrum sp. BV1 genome:
- a CDS encoding uracil-DNA glycosylase family protein, with protein sequence MDANQQEFRNPFGMDEACENCPELCDARDRVVHGYGDAGAEFLVVGTRPTAAAEANGVPFTGAGGGEVVQSIFGDLGFVRSPPDATEPDVQNVFFTALTRCHHPDREPSDREVDTCEPFLNAEIRMINPQIIVPVGERTLRELAVEYTTRRPDSFDIEVEHATTIRGRGFELVPMKEPTEMSDDEADAFESHLRRNVLSRDYRQTKGRQSR encoded by the coding sequence GTGGACGCGAACCAACAGGAGTTCCGAAACCCGTTCGGGATGGACGAGGCGTGCGAGAACTGTCCCGAGCTGTGCGACGCGCGCGACCGCGTCGTGCACGGGTACGGCGACGCGGGCGCGGAGTTCCTCGTGGTCGGCACGCGACCGACGGCGGCCGCCGAGGCCAACGGCGTCCCCTTCACCGGCGCTGGCGGCGGCGAGGTCGTCCAGTCTATCTTCGGCGATCTCGGATTCGTCCGTTCGCCGCCGGACGCGACCGAACCCGACGTGCAGAACGTCTTTTTCACGGCGCTTACGCGCTGTCACCATCCGGACCGCGAACCGAGCGATCGCGAGGTGGATACCTGTGAGCCGTTCTTGAACGCCGAGATTCGCATGATCAATCCGCAGATTATCGTTCCGGTTGGCGAGCGGACGCTGCGGGAGTTGGCCGTCGAGTACACGACTCGCCGACCGGACTCGTTCGACATCGAAGTCGAGCACGCGACGACGATCCGCGGTCGCGGCTTCGAGTTGGTGCCGATGAAAGAGCCGACAGAGATGAGCGACGACGAGGCCGACGCGTTCGAATCGCATCTGCGTCGGAACGTCCTCAGCCGCGACTATCGGCAGACGAAGGGGCGACAGAGCCGGTGA
- a CDS encoding TrmB family transcriptional regulator, with protein MMKTEPARAASALPTDLQSPRAKLVYLYLTTNGDATVSEMGDSLGMKKLSLYSILKTLRQEGMVDCDGDTYALN; from the coding sequence ATGATGAAGACAGAACCAGCTCGCGCGGCTTCGGCACTCCCGACGGATCTGCAGTCCCCGCGCGCGAAGCTCGTGTATCTGTATCTGACGACGAACGGCGACGCGACGGTCTCTGAGATGGGCGACTCGCTCGGGATGAAGAAGCTCTCGTTATACAGCATCCTCAAGACCCTCCGACAGGAGGGGATGGTTGATTGCGACGGCGACACCTACGCGCTGAACTAA
- a CDS encoding FAD-binding protein encodes MYEHDVIVVGAGGAGLRAAIAAQEAGADVAMVSKLHPVRSHTGAAEGGINAALRDADSWEDHAYDTMKGSDYLGDAPAVEALCKESPEEVIRLEHWGMPFSREDDGRVSQRPFGGLSFPRTTYAGAETGHQMLHTMYEQVVKRGITVYDEWHVMDLAVTDEDDPADRTCHGVVGYDIQTGEVSGFRANNGVILATGGMGQVFDHTTNAVANTGDGVAMAYRAGVPMEDMEFIQFHPTTLPSTGVLISEGVRGEGGILYNSEGERFMFEHGYANNDGELASRDVVSRAELTEVNEGRGIEDEYVHLDMRHLGEERILDRLENILHLAEDFEGADGLTEPMPVKPGQHYAMGGIETNEHGETVIDGLYAAGECACASVHGANRLGGNALPELIVFGKRAGRHAAGEDMGEAEIETGRSGEWEPADYEFEVEVGETGGRGPAAADGGAVATDADGVLAAAVDRASERVETLLARSGRNHAEIRSKVQKTMTDNVNVFREEPGLKETLFDLREAREEYKDVAVSDPSRTFNTDLIHTMETRNILDIAEALTMGALARREFRGAHWRKENQIRDDENWLKHTLVSWNDGEPELWYKPVILEGENKVYEPKNRSY; translated from the coding sequence ATGTACGAACACGACGTCATCGTGGTCGGCGCTGGGGGGGCTGGACTCCGGGCGGCGATCGCGGCACAGGAAGCGGGGGCCGACGTGGCCATGGTCTCGAAACTCCATCCGGTCCGCTCTCACACGGGAGCGGCCGAGGGAGGCATTAACGCGGCGCTGCGCGACGCCGACTCGTGGGAGGACCACGCGTACGACACGATGAAGGGGTCGGACTACCTCGGCGACGCGCCGGCCGTCGAGGCGCTCTGTAAGGAGAGCCCCGAGGAAGTCATCCGGCTCGAACACTGGGGGATGCCCTTCTCGCGCGAGGACGACGGGCGCGTCTCACAGCGACCGTTCGGCGGCCTCTCGTTCCCGCGGACGACGTACGCCGGGGCGGAGACCGGCCACCAGATGCTCCACACGATGTACGAGCAGGTGGTCAAACGCGGGATCACGGTGTACGACGAGTGGCACGTGATGGATCTGGCCGTCACCGACGAGGACGACCCGGCCGACCGGACCTGTCACGGCGTCGTCGGCTACGACATCCAGACCGGCGAGGTGAGCGGGTTCCGCGCGAACAACGGCGTCATCCTCGCGACCGGTGGGATGGGGCAGGTGTTCGACCACACCACCAACGCGGTCGCGAACACCGGCGACGGCGTCGCGATGGCGTATCGTGCGGGCGTCCCGATGGAGGACATGGAGTTCATTCAGTTCCACCCGACGACGCTGCCGTCCACCGGCGTCCTGATTTCCGAGGGCGTTCGCGGCGAGGGCGGAATCTTATACAACAGCGAGGGCGAGCGGTTCATGTTCGAACACGGCTACGCCAACAACGACGGCGAGCTCGCCTCCCGCGACGTGGTCTCGCGCGCCGAGCTAACGGAGGTCAACGAGGGCCGCGGGATCGAAGACGAGTACGTCCACCTCGACATGCGGCACTTGGGCGAGGAGCGCATCCTCGACCGGCTGGAGAACATCTTACACCTCGCAGAAGACTTCGAGGGTGCGGACGGACTGACGGAGCCGATGCCGGTCAAACCCGGCCAGCACTACGCGATGGGCGGCATCGAGACGAACGAGCACGGCGAGACCGTCATCGACGGGCTGTACGCGGCCGGCGAGTGCGCCTGCGCGTCCGTCCACGGCGCGAACCGCCTCGGCGGCAACGCCTTACCCGAACTCATCGTCTTCGGCAAGCGCGCCGGTCGCCACGCGGCCGGAGAAGATATGGGTGAAGCCGAGATCGAGACCGGTCGCTCCGGCGAGTGGGAACCTGCGGATTACGAGTTCGAGGTCGAAGTCGGCGAGACGGGCGGACGCGGTCCGGCCGCCGCCGACGGTGGTGCCGTGGCGACGGACGCGGACGGCGTCCTCGCGGCCGCGGTCGACCGCGCGAGCGAGCGGGTCGAGACGCTGCTCGCGCGGAGCGGCCGCAACCACGCCGAGATCCGCTCGAAGGTCCAGAAGACGATGACGGACAACGTCAACGTGTTCCGCGAGGAGCCGGGGCTCAAAGAGACGCTCTTCGACCTCCGTGAGGCTCGCGAGGAGTACAAAGACGTCGCCGTCTCGGACCCCTCTCGGACGTTCAACACGGACCTCATCCACACGATGGAAACGCGGAACATCCTCGATATCGCCGAGGCGCTCACGATGGGCGCGCTCGCGCGTCGGGAGTTCCGCGGCGCGCACTGGCGCAAAGAGAACCAGATTCGTGACGACGAGAACTGGCTGAAACACACGCTCGTCTCGTGGAACGACGGTGAGCCCGAACTCTGGTACAAACCGGTCATCCTCGAAGGCGAGAACAAAGTGTACGAGCCGAAGAACCGCTCGTACTGA
- a CDS encoding succinate dehydrogenase/fumarate reductase iron-sulfur subunit — translation MSTQIPQQTDESGETETEPEAASKGEERRAEKRRRAAQERERRQAEEAEKAAADEETVELKVFRYDPEIEGKQEPRFDTFHVPFTKGMTVLDALMYSRDTYDSSLTFRHSCRQAVCGSDAMFVNGGQKLACKTQISDLEQPVRVEPLPHADVRKDLVVDMEHFYEQMEAVEPYFQTNEYPDGELEEQRQTRENREKVKMSTRCIWCSACMSSCNIAAGDNEYLGPAAINKAYRFAMDEREGEEIKQKRLEIIEQEHGVWRCQTQFSCTEVCPKDIPLTEHIQELKREAVKNNLKFW, via the coding sequence ATGAGTACGCAGATACCACAACAGACGGACGAATCGGGCGAGACGGAGACCGAACCGGAGGCCGCCTCCAAGGGCGAAGAGCGGCGAGCCGAAAAGCGCCGCCGGGCGGCCCAAGAGCGCGAGCGCAGACAGGCCGAAGAGGCCGAGAAGGCCGCCGCAGACGAAGAGACGGTCGAGTTGAAGGTGTTCCGGTACGATCCCGAGATCGAGGGGAAACAGGAGCCGCGGTTCGACACCTTCCACGTCCCGTTCACGAAGGGGATGACCGTCCTCGATGCGCTGATGTACTCGCGTGACACGTACGACTCCTCTCTCACCTTCCGACACTCCTGTCGGCAGGCCGTCTGCGGCTCCGACGCGATGTTCGTCAACGGCGGACAGAAACTCGCGTGTAAGACCCAGATATCCGACCTCGAACAGCCGGTCCGGGTCGAGCCGCTTCCGCACGCGGACGTCCGCAAGGATCTGGTCGTCGACATGGAGCACTTCTACGAACAGATGGAGGCGGTCGAACCGTACTTCCAGACGAACGAATACCCCGACGGCGAACTCGAAGAACAGCGACAGACGCGGGAGAACCGCGAGAAGGTGAAGATGTCGACGCGCTGTATCTGGTGTAGCGCGTGTATGTCCTCATGTAACATCGCCGCCGGCGACAACGAGTACCTCGGTCCCGCCGCGATCAACAAGGCGTACCGATTCGCCATGGACGAGCGCGAGGGCGAGGAGATCAAACAGAAGCGCCTGGAGATAATCGAACAGGAACACGGCGTGTGGCGGTGTCAGACGCAGTTCTCCTGTACGGAGGTCTGTCCGAAGGACATCCCGCTGACCGAGCACATTCAGGAGCTGAAACGCGAAGCGGTCAAGAACAATCTGAAGTTCTGGTAA
- a CDS encoding succinate dehydrogenase, with translation MAERYSSFQSGGRMWLLQRVTAAFLLVVLAFHFFLLHFVHHADEVSFLASSARMETLSYYSLMILFLVTATFHGVNGVYNALVNQGLTGTKRTVIKWTLVAASAVLVFQGIRTANAWAGGFPLL, from the coding sequence ATGGCAGAGCGCTACTCCTCGTTCCAGTCCGGCGGGCGGATGTGGCTGCTGCAGCGCGTCACGGCGGCGTTCCTGCTCGTCGTGTTGGCGTTCCACTTCTTTTTGCTCCACTTCGTCCACCACGCTGACGAGGTTTCGTTCCTCGCGAGTTCGGCGCGGATGGAGACGCTGAGCTACTACTCGCTTATGATCCTGTTCCTCGTGACGGCGACGTTCCACGGCGTTAACGGCGTCTACAACGCGCTCGTCAACCAGGGACTCACCGGCACCAAACGGACCGTGATCAAGTGGACGCTCGTGGCCGCGAGCGCCGTGTTGGTGTTCCAGGGGATTCGGACCGCGAACGCGTGGGCGGGCGGCTTCCCGCTCTTGTAA
- the sdhC gene encoding succinate dehydrogenase, cytochrome b556 subunit, giving the protein MSQSYNRGLIEDFSRWREFEAGMWAWIFHKFTGWVLIGYLFTHIAVLSTGIPAAGASEAVLMAGEDVYTQTIVSLEGLLLVRILEVGLLAVAVFHMLNGARLLLVDLGVGLDAQDKSFYASLILTGAITVASVPTFIGGAF; this is encoded by the coding sequence ATGAGTCAGTCGTACAATCGAGGCCTCATCGAGGACTTCAGCCGTTGGCGGGAGTTCGAGGCCGGAATGTGGGCGTGGATCTTTCACAAGTTCACGGGGTGGGTGCTCATCGGCTACCTGTTCACCCACATCGCCGTGTTGAGTACCGGAATCCCGGCAGCAGGCGCGAGCGAGGCTGTGCTAATGGCGGGCGAAGACGTGTACACGCAGACGATCGTCAGCCTGGAGGGGCTGCTCTTGGTGCGGATCCTCGAAGTCGGCCTCCTCGCGGTCGCCGTCTTCCACATGCTCAACGGAGCCAGACTCCTCCTCGTCGACTTGGGCGTCGGGCTCGACGCACAGGACAAAAGCTTCTACGCCTCGCTTATCTTGACGGGAGCCATCACCGTCGCGTCGGTGCCGACGTTCATCGGGGGTGCGTTCTGA
- a CDS encoding cold-shock protein: MAKGEVDFFNDTGGYGFIETDDADEDVFFHMEDVGGPDLEEGQEVEFDIEEADKGPRATNVTRL, from the coding sequence ATGGCGAAAGGCGAAGTTGATTTCTTCAACGACACTGGCGGCTACGGATTTATCGAGACTGACGACGCAGACGAGGACGTGTTCTTCCACATGGAGGACGTCGGCGGCCCGGACCTCGAAGAAGGTCAGGAAGTCGAGTTCGACATCGAGGAAGCGGACAAGGGTCCGCGCGCAACGAACGTCACTCGTCTGTAA
- a CDS encoding 50S ribosomal protein L11 encodes MAGTIEALVPGGQANPGPPLGPELGPTPVDVQDVVSQINDETAAFDGMEVPVTIEYDDDGSFTIEVGVPPTAELVKDEAGFETGSGEPQTDFVADMSVEQVKKVAEQKSSDLLAYDTKNAAKEVGGTCASLGVTIEGEDARTFDDRVDAGDYDDVLDA; translated from the coding sequence ATGGCTGGAACTATCGAAGCGCTCGTCCCTGGCGGGCAGGCCAACCCCGGCCCGCCGCTCGGTCCCGAGCTCGGACCGACGCCGGTGGACGTACAGGACGTCGTGTCCCAGATCAACGACGAGACCGCCGCGTTCGACGGGATGGAAGTCCCCGTCACGATCGAGTACGACGACGACGGCTCGTTCACGATCGAGGTCGGCGTCCCGCCGACCGCGGAACTCGTCAAAGACGAAGCCGGCTTCGAGACCGGCTCCGGCGAGCCGCAGACGGACTTCGTCGCGGACATGTCGGTCGAACAGGTAAAGAAGGTCGCAGAGCAGAAGTCGAGCGACCTGCTCGCGTACGACACGAAAAACGCCGCCAAAGAGGTCGGGGGCACCTGCGCCTCCCTCGGCGTGACCATCGAGGGCGAGGACGCCCGGACGTTCGACGACCGCGTCGACGCCGGAGACTACGACGACGTCCTCGACGCGTAG
- a CDS encoding DUF4013 domain-containing protein: protein MIAESLDYLCDGDNAVVTVLIGGALLLASPLVVPSILVLGYVSRVLRQTASGDDAPPVFDAWGDLLVEGAKGFAVTLVYSLVPLAVFAVATVFGVGAAVVGSGGGSGSLFGGLIGGAIAVLLALAALAVSLVGLYVTPAALATVADSGRVGDGFAVGMLWTVVTKRAYAVGWLTAAAVVLGGVLAVGVLSVVPVLGTIAGLFVQFYALIAAAAVIGWTWADVRPVVADSTDTEPAERPAV, encoded by the coding sequence ATGATAGCCGAATCACTCGATTACCTGTGCGACGGCGACAACGCCGTCGTAACTGTCCTGATCGGCGGGGCGCTCCTGCTCGCGAGCCCGCTCGTCGTTCCGTCGATCCTCGTGCTCGGCTACGTCTCCCGCGTCCTGCGGCAGACGGCCAGCGGCGACGACGCGCCCCCGGTGTTCGACGCGTGGGGTGACCTCCTCGTCGAGGGAGCCAAAGGGTTCGCCGTCACGCTCGTCTACTCGTTGGTACCGCTCGCCGTGTTCGCGGTCGCGACCGTCTTCGGGGTGGGCGCGGCCGTCGTCGGATCGGGCGGCGGAAGCGGGAGCCTGTTCGGCGGCCTGATCGGCGGGGCGATCGCGGTGCTTCTCGCGCTCGCCGCGCTCGCCGTCTCGCTCGTCGGATTGTACGTGACGCCCGCGGCGCTGGCCACCGTCGCCGACTCCGGACGGGTCGGCGACGGGTTCGCGGTCGGAATGCTCTGGACCGTGGTCACGAAGCGAGCGTACGCGGTCGGCTGGCTCACCGCCGCCGCGGTCGTCCTCGGTGGCGTGCTGGCCGTCGGCGTGCTCTCCGTGGTGCCGGTCCTCGGAACGATCGCGGGGCTGTTCGTCCAGTTCTACGCGCTCATCGCCGCGGCCGCCGTCATCGGCTGGACGTGGGCCGACGTGCGCCCCGTCGTGGCCGATTCAACAGACACCGAGCCGGCAGAGCGGCCCGCAGTCTAG
- a CDS encoding universal stress protein: MTKRILVAVDGSDEAVEALSFAATEWPDADLTALHVINPADSTTGAEGGFPGAVDQWYDSATQRGERILREATDAVDRAVDTRLEVGRPTATILAVAEGEQSVGDDEEPEPFDHVVLASQGRTGLSRVLLGSVAEGVVRRAEVPVTVVR; encoded by the coding sequence ATGACCAAGCGAATCCTCGTTGCGGTCGACGGATCAGATGAGGCGGTCGAGGCCCTGTCGTTCGCGGCGACAGAGTGGCCCGACGCCGACCTGACGGCGCTCCACGTGATCAATCCCGCGGACTCGACGACCGGGGCGGAGGGCGGGTTCCCCGGCGCGGTCGACCAGTGGTACGACAGCGCCACCCAGCGCGGCGAGCGGATCTTGCGGGAGGCGACCGACGCCGTCGACCGCGCCGTCGACACCAGACTGGAAGTCGGTCGACCGACCGCCACCATCCTCGCCGTCGCCGAGGGCGAACAGTCGGTCGGCGACGACGAGGAGCCGGAGCCGTTCGACCACGTCGTGCTCGCGAGTCAGGGACGGACCGGCCTCTCGCGGGTGCTCCTCGGGAGCGTCGCCGAGGGCGTCGTTCGTCGCGCCGAGGTGCCGGTTACGGTCGTGCGATAA
- a CDS encoding ATP-binding protein codes for MTLEDFTEFADEADESAASGRDDESSTAVGDGDVDPNADSDRPAPNAGSDRPAGEPVPDADSGSFTAYDVEPAGDDRGLGVVSVSQGLRVAEEDDETTLKAFVTTGNREAVRLGTYLLVPYPDGERLFCRITGLEYAQEFRSDDATEIHARRQMRRDDFAERDYKFMAELEPMSVIYGDGDDMKRRMTDRVPKPGAIVEEAADDAEIKTGLKIPDDGIFLGHLSVGGEKVRTAAEPPTVDYRVQDDYADGDPLAFRHTLVAGGTGSGKTHASKNVLRQYLDSDRTYPTGDGRESQMAVVQFDPQDEYAQMHDDNPALDADTARRLEREGIAHGGHDDTVALVPRVANATYPGEGHRAERVEFTIPFSLAQDMPWLVAGSGLNENQYPALLTLLNRFFRDYGDSGTYRQFLSYLDDPALKEELDESGRVHEATFDAVKRRVRGIPGGVFDQDAKPITELDHTLVRPGGLSVIPTYHLPTSRQKEIVVLAVAGLLVDDKLSNDPKSDRIEETPLLIGMDEAHNFLSDADNVQARKVVQTFTEAAKQGRKERLGLFLITQDPQDIAESVFKQVNTKIVLNLGDEDAIQSVNIPSNLAGKVPYMEKGQMVVYSPDNSEPVELIGLSTCVTRHGR; via the coding sequence ATGACGCTGGAGGATTTCACCGAGTTCGCCGACGAGGCCGACGAGTCCGCAGCCTCGGGACGTGACGACGAGTCGTCGACCGCCGTCGGCGACGGCGATGTCGATCCGAACGCGGACTCGGACAGACCCGCTCCGAACGCGGGCTCGGACAGACCCGCCGGCGAGCCGGTTCCCGACGCGGACAGCGGGTCGTTCACGGCCTACGACGTCGAGCCGGCCGGCGACGACCGCGGGCTCGGCGTCGTCTCCGTCTCTCAGGGACTTCGGGTCGCAGAAGAGGACGACGAGACGACGCTGAAGGCGTTCGTCACGACGGGCAACCGCGAGGCGGTCAGGCTCGGGACGTACCTGCTGGTCCCGTATCCGGACGGCGAGCGCCTGTTCTGCCGGATCACGGGACTGGAATACGCACAGGAGTTCCGGTCCGACGACGCGACGGAGATCCACGCGCGCCGACAGATGCGTCGCGACGACTTCGCCGAGCGCGACTACAAGTTCATGGCCGAACTGGAGCCGATGTCCGTGATCTACGGCGACGGCGACGACATGAAACGCCGGATGACGGACCGGGTTCCGAAGCCCGGCGCGATAGTTGAGGAGGCGGCCGACGACGCCGAGATCAAGACCGGACTCAAGATCCCCGACGACGGCATCTTTCTCGGACACCTCTCGGTCGGCGGCGAGAAGGTACGGACGGCGGCGGAACCGCCCACCGTCGACTACCGAGTGCAAGACGACTACGCCGACGGCGACCCGCTCGCGTTCCGGCACACGCTCGTCGCCGGCGGCACCGGCTCCGGGAAGACCCACGCGTCGAAGAACGTCCTCCGGCAGTACCTCGATTCGGACCGCACTTACCCGACCGGCGACGGCCGGGAGTCGCAGATGGCGGTCGTTCAGTTCGACCCCCAAGACGAGTACGCGCAGATGCACGACGACAACCCCGCGCTCGACGCCGACACCGCCCGTCGGCTGGAGCGCGAGGGGATAGCCCACGGCGGTCACGACGACACCGTCGCCCTCGTCCCCCGGGTCGCGAACGCGACGTACCCCGGCGAGGGTCACCGCGCCGAGCGCGTCGAGTTCACGATCCCCTTCTCGCTCGCGCAGGACATGCCGTGGCTCGTCGCCGGCTCCGGCCTCAACGAGAACCAGTACCCGGCGCTTTTGACGCTTCTCAACCGATTCTTCCGTGATTACGGCGACTCGGGCACGTACCGCCAGTTCCTCTCGTACCTCGACGACCCGGCGCTCAAAGAGGAACTCGACGAGAGCGGCCGCGTCCACGAGGCGACGTTCGACGCGGTGAAACGGCGTGTCCGCGGGATTCCCGGCGGCGTGTTCGACCAGGACGCGAAGCCGATCACGGAGCTGGACCACACGCTCGTCCGCCCCGGCGGACTCTCCGTGATTCCGACGTACCACCTGCCGACCTCGCGACAGAAGGAGATCGTCGTTCTCGCGGTCGCGGGCTTGCTCGTCGACGACAAGCTCTCGAACGACCCGAAAAGCGATCGGATCGAGGAGACGCCGCTCCTCATCGGGATGGACGAGGCCCACAACTTCCTCTCCGACGCCGACAACGTGCAGGCGCGAAAGGTCGTCCAGACGTTCACCGAAGCGGCAAAGCAGGGCCGCAAAGAGCGACTCGGCCTCTTTTTGATCACCCAAGACCCGCAGGACATCGCCGAGTCCGTGTTCAAACAGGTGAACACGAAGATCGTCCTCAACCTCGGCGACGAGGACGCCATACAGAGCGTCAACATCCCATCGAACCTCGCCGGAAAGGTGCCGTACATGGAGAAGGGACAGATGGTCGTCTACTCCCCGGACAACTCCGAGCCGGTCGAGCTAATCGGCCTCTCGACGTGCGTGACCCGTCATGGACGCTAA
- a CDS encoding DUF2892 domain-containing protein, translating into MEQNVGSTDKRVRTALGAVLGTVSLATLANVVPLPDIAALVFGVAAIMMLGTAATGICGLYALLGVDTCPASAGRRR; encoded by the coding sequence ATGGAACAGAACGTCGGATCCACGGACAAACGCGTCAGAACAGCACTCGGTGCGGTTCTCGGGACGGTCTCGCTGGCCACCCTCGCCAACGTCGTCCCGCTGCCCGATATCGCCGCGCTCGTCTTCGGCGTCGCCGCGATCATGATGCTCGGCACCGCCGCCACCGGTATCTGCGGGCTCTACGCCCTTCTCGGCGTCGACACATGCCCGGCCTCTGCGGGCAGACGGCGCTGA
- a CDS encoding sulfurtransferase, which yields MTDDVLVTADWVEDNLDAFQDDDADFRLVEINNPTVTDDSDYTPYEEGHIPGALNFPWDEVFTDPTERDIVSKETFAERNGEAGIDADTTVVVYGGGRVPNWFALFGYWIYTYYGHEDVRVIDGGKGYWVANDYPLSTDEPEFTPREYEARGPFESVRAYKDDIDTAIEEGLPMVDVRSPEEFSGEVIAPEGLNETAQRGGHIPGASSVPIGTTLNEDGTFKSAEELRELYADAGVDGDESTITYCRVGERSSIEWFLLHELLDYDDVRNYDGSWTEWGNLVGAPIETGE from the coding sequence ATGACAGACGACGTACTCGTTACGGCGGACTGGGTCGAAGACAACCTCGACGCGTTCCAGGACGACGACGCGGACTTCCGACTGGTCGAGATCAACAATCCGACCGTCACCGACGACTCGGACTACACGCCCTACGAGGAGGGGCACATCCCCGGCGCGCTGAACTTCCCGTGGGACGAGGTGTTCACCGACCCGACCGAGCGCGACATCGTCTCGAAAGAGACGTTCGCGGAGCGAAACGGCGAGGCCGGCATCGACGCCGACACGACCGTCGTGGTGTACGGCGGCGGCCGCGTCCCCAACTGGTTCGCGCTGTTCGGCTATTGGATCTACACGTACTACGGCCACGAGGACGTGCGCGTGATCGACGGCGGGAAGGGCTACTGGGTCGCAAACGACTACCCGCTCTCGACCGATGAACCCGAGTTCACGCCGCGCGAGTATGAGGCCCGCGGTCCCTTCGAGAGCGTTCGCGCGTACAAAGACGACATCGACACCGCGATCGAGGAGGGCCTTCCGATGGTCGACGTCCGCTCGCCCGAGGAGTTCTCCGGCGAGGTCATCGCGCCCGAGGGGCTCAACGAGACCGCCCAGCGCGGCGGCCACATCCCCGGTGCGAGCAGCGTCCCGATCGGCACCACCCTGAACGAGGACGGAACGTTCAAGAGCGCCGAGGAACTGCGCGAGCTGTACGCCGACGCCGGCGTCGACGGCGACGAGTCGACGATCACCTACTGCCGCGTCGGCGAGCGCTCGTCGATCGAGTGGTTCCTCCTCCACGAGCTGCTCGATTACGACGACGTTCGCAACTACGACGGCTCGTGGACCGAGTGGGGCAACCTCGTCGGCGCGCCGATCGAGACGGGCGAGTAA
- a CDS encoding universal stress protein, whose amino-acid sequence MSYLVATDGSTESDEAVRYAARQAVAFYETLEIVHVLTPESELVDGTIVLPGEEAAVASGEDVLDNARAVAEAAVGDEPIDIETQLLTGRPATALTEYADENPIDAIYVGHRGLTEEREQVVGSVAKSVVDKADVPVTVIR is encoded by the coding sequence ATGAGCTACTTGGTTGCGACCGACGGATCGACGGAGAGCGACGAGGCGGTCAGATACGCCGCCCGACAGGCGGTGGCGTTCTACGAGACGCTGGAGATCGTCCACGTGCTGACGCCGGAGTCGGAGCTCGTCGACGGGACGATCGTCCTCCCCGGCGAGGAGGCGGCCGTCGCGTCCGGCGAGGACGTCCTCGACAACGCTCGCGCGGTCGCGGAGGCGGCCGTCGGCGACGAGCCGATCGACATCGAGACGCAACTGCTCACCGGTCGCCCGGCCACGGCCCTCACCGAGTACGCCGACGAAAACCCGATAGACGCCATCTACGTCGGTCACCGGGGGCTCACCGAGGAGCGCGAGCAGGTCGTCGGCAGCGTCGCGAAAAGCGTCGTCGACAAAGCTGACGTTCCCGTGACGGTGATTCGATAG